A portion of the Phoenix dactylifera chloroplast, complete genome genome contains these proteins:
- the psaA gene encoding photosystem I P700 chlorophyll A apoprotein A1, producing MIIRSPEPEVKIVVDRDPVKTSFEEWARPGHFSRTIAKGPDTTTWIWNLHADAHDFDSHTSDLEEISRKVFSAHFGQLSIIFLWLSGMYFHGARFSNYEAWLSDPTHIGPSAQVVWPIVGQEILNGDVGGGFRGIQITSGFFQIWRASGITNELQLYCTAIGALVFASLMLFAGWFHYHKAAPKLAWFQDVESMLNHHLAGLLGLGSLSWAGHQIHVSLPINQFLDAGVDPKEIPLPHEFILNRDLLAQLYPSFAEGATPFFTLNWSKYAEFLSFRGGLDPITGGLWLSDIAHHHLAIAILFLIAGHMYRTNWGIGHGLKDILEAHKGPFTGQGHKGLYEILTTSWHAQLSLNLAMLGSLTIVVAHHMYSMPPYPYLAIDYGTQLSLFTHHMWIGGFLIVGAAAHAAIFMVRDYDPTTRYNDLLDRVLRHRDAIISHLNWACIFLGFHSFGLYIHNDTMSALGRPQDMFSDTAIQLQPIFSQWVQNIHALAPGVTAPGATTSTSLTWGGGELVAVGGKVALLPIPLGTADFLVHHIHAFTIHVTVLILLKGVLFARSSRLIPDKANLGFRFPCDGPGRGGTCQVSAWDHVFLGLFWMYNSISVVIFHFSWKMQSDVWGTISDQGVVTHITGGNFAQSSITINGWLRDFLWAQASQVIQSYGSSLSAYGLFFLGAHFIWAFSLMFLFSGRGYWQELIESIVWAHNKLKVAPATQPRALSIVQGRAVGVTHYLLGGIATTWAFFLARIIAVG from the coding sequence ATGATTATTCGTTCGCCGGAACCAGAAGTGAAAATTGTTGTAGATAGGGATCCTGTAAAAACGTCTTTCGAGGAATGGGCCAGACCCGGCCATTTCTCAAGAACAATAGCTAAGGGCCCTGATACTACCACTTGGATCTGGAACCTACATGCTGATGCTCACGATTTCGATAGTCATACCAGTGATTTGGAGGAGATCTCCCGAAAAGTATTTAGTGCTCATTTTGGTCAACTCTCCATTATCTTTCTTTGGCTGAGTGGCATGTACTTCCATGGCGCCCGTTTTTCTAATTATGAAGCATGGCTAAGTGATCCTACTCATATTGGACCCAGTGCCCAGGTAGTTTGGCCAATAGTAGGTCAAGAAATATTGAATGGTGATGTGGGCGGGGGTTTCCGAGGAATACAAATAACCTCCGGTTTTTTTCAGATTTGGCGAGCATCTGGAATAACTAATGAATTACAACTCTATTGTACCGCAATTGGTGCATTGGTCTTTGCATCGTTAATGCTTTTTGCCGGTTGGTTCCATTATCACAAAGCTGCCCCAAAATTGGCTTGGTTCCAAGATGTAGAATCTATGTTGAATCACCACTTAGCGGGGTTACTAGGACTTGGGTCTCTCTCTTGGGCGGGACACCAAATCCATGTATCTTTACCGATTAACCAATTTCTCGATGCTGGAGTTGATCCTAAAGAGATACCACTTCCTCATGAATTTATCTTGAATCGGGACCTTTTGGCTCAACTTTATCCCAGTTTTGCCGAGGGAGCAACCCCCTTTTTCACCTTGAATTGGTCAAAATACGCGGAATTCCTGAGTTTTCGTGGAGGATTAGATCCAATAACAGGGGGCCTATGGCTGAGCGATATTGCACACCATCATTTAGCTATTGCTATTCTTTTCCTGATCGCTGGTCATATGTATAGGACCAACTGGGGCATCGGTCATGGCCTTAAAGACATTTTAGAGGCTCATAAAGGTCCATTTACAGGCCAGGGCCATAAGGGCCTATATGAAATCCTAACAACGTCATGGCATGCTCAATTATCTCTTAACCTGGCTATGTTAGGTTCTTTAACCATTGTTGTAGCTCACCATATGTATTCCATGCCCCCCTATCCATACCTAGCTATTGATTATGGTACACAACTTTCGTTGTTCACACATCACATGTGGATCGGTGGATTTCTCATAGTTGGTGCTGCTGCACATGCAGCCATTTTTATGGTAAGAGACTATGATCCAACTACTCGATACAACGATCTATTAGATCGTGTCCTTAGGCACCGCGATGCAATCATATCACATCTTAACTGGGCATGTATATTTCTAGGTTTTCACAGTTTTGGCTTGTATATTCATAATGATACCATGAGCGCTTTAGGGCGGCCCCAAGATATGTTTTCAGATACCGCTATACAATTACAACCCATCTTTTCTCAATGGGTACAAAACATTCATGCTTTAGCACCTGGGGTAACAGCTCCTGGTGCAACAACAAGTACCAGCTTAACTTGGGGGGGTGGTGAGTTAGTAGCAGTAGGCGGCAAAGTAGCTTTGTTACCTATTCCATTAGGAACCGCGGATTTTTTGGTCCATCACATTCATGCATTTACGATCCATGTGACTGTATTGATACTACTGAAGGGTGTTCTATTTGCTCGCAGTTCCCGTTTGATACCTGATAAAGCAAATCTTGGTTTTCGTTTCCCTTGTGATGGACCTGGAAGAGGGGGGACATGTCAAGTATCCGCCTGGGATCATGTCTTCTTAGGTCTATTCTGGATGTACAATTCAATTTCGGTAGTCATTTTCCATTTCAGTTGGAAAATGCAGTCGGATGTTTGGGGTACTATAAGTGATCAAGGGGTGGTAACTCATATCACAGGAGGAAACTTTGCACAGAGTTCCATTACTATTAATGGGTGGCTCCGAGATTTCTTATGGGCACAGGCATCTCAGGTAATTCAGTCTTATGGTTCTTCATTATCTGCATATGGTCTTTTTTTCTTAGGTGCTCATTTTATCTGGGCTTTCAGTTTAATGTTTCTATTCAGTGGCCGTGGTTATTGGCAAGAACTCATTGAATCCATCGTTTGGGCTCATAACAAATTAAAAGTTGCTCCTGCTACTCAGCCTAGAGCCTTGAGCATTGTACAAGGACGTGCTGTAGGAGTAACCCATTACCTTCTGGGTGGAATTGCCACAACATGGGCATTCTTCTTAGCAAGAATTATTGCAGTAGGATAA
- the ycf3 gene encoding ycf3 protein has product MPRSRINVNFIDKTSSIVANILLRIIPTTSGEKKAFTYYRDGMLAQSEGNYAEALQNYYEATRPEIDPYDRSYILYNIGLIHTSNGEHTKALEYYFQALERNPFLPQAFNNMAVICHYRGEQAILQGDSEIAEAWFDQAAEYWKQAIALTPGNYIEAHNWLKITRRFEFE; this is encoded by the exons ATGCCTAGATCTCGGATAAATGTAAATTTTATTGATAAGACCTCTTCAATTGTAGCCAATATTCTATTACGAATAATTCCGACAACTTCAGGAGAAAAAAAGGCATTTACCTATTACAGAGATG GGATGTTGGCTCAATCCGAAGGAAATTATGCGGAAGCTTTACAGAATTATTATGAAGCTACGCGACCAGAAATTGATCCCTATGATCGAAGTTATATACTCTATAACATAGGCCTTATACACACAAGCAACGGAGAGCATACAAAGGCTTTGGAATATTATTTCCAGGCACTAGAACGAAACCCGTTTTTACCACAAGCTTTTAATAATATGGCCGTGATCTGTCATTAC CGGGGAGAACAGGCCATTCTACAGGGTGATTCCGAAATTGCGGAGGCTTGGTTCGATCAAGCTGCTGAGTATTGGAAACAAGCTATAGCGCTTACTCCAGGTAATTATATTGAAGCACATAATTGGTTGAAGATCACGAGGCGTTTCGAATTCGAATAA